One genomic window of Ottowia oryzae includes the following:
- the msuE gene encoding FMN reductase, giving the protein MGQKKLKVVAVAGSVNRPSKTWALVEQILHTLAEAHPIQARVVELGAIAPHLGSAVYRSHLNAIAEAEISAIESADMLIVASPVYRGSYSGLFKHLFDFVGQDALVDRPVLLAAAGGSQRHSLVIDHQLRPLFSFFRALTLPVGVYAIDADFSGYEITDQALLDRIALSVEKSFPFLPNRAALPEVIGL; this is encoded by the coding sequence ATGGGTCAGAAAAAACTCAAGGTGGTCGCGGTGGCCGGAAGTGTCAACCGGCCTTCAAAGACATGGGCGCTGGTGGAGCAGATTTTGCATACGCTGGCTGAGGCGCACCCCATTCAGGCGCGCGTGGTCGAACTCGGCGCCATCGCACCCCACTTGGGCAGTGCGGTGTATCGCAGCCACCTGAACGCCATCGCCGAAGCAGAGATCAGCGCCATCGAGTCTGCGGACATGCTGATTGTGGCCAGCCCTGTGTACCGCGGCTCGTACAGCGGCCTGTTCAAGCACCTGTTCGACTTCGTGGGTCAGGATGCGCTGGTGGACAGGCCCGTCCTGCTGGCCGCTGCGGGCGGAAGCCAGCGTCATTCGCTGGTGATTGACCACCAGCTTCGCCCGTTGTTCAGCTTTTTCAGGGCGCTGACGCTGCCCGTGGGCGTGTACGCCATCGACGCGGATTTCAGTGGCTACGAGATCACAGACCAGGCGCTGCTCGATCGCATTGCCTTATCGGTCGAAAAGTCCTTTCCATTCTTGCCCAACCGCGCGGCACTGCCGGAGGTGATCGGCTTGTAG
- the rpiA gene encoding ribose-5-phosphate isomerase RpiA: MTQDELKALVGQAALDYVVPGEIVGVGTGSTVNKFIDELGLIKDRIAGAVSSSEASTRLLKAQGIPVFDANQVGELAVYIDGADEIDPRGHLVKGGGAALTREKIVAAQARRFVCIADESKLVDALGQFPLPVEVIPMAAQRITRQFEKLNGLATLRLKDGKPLVTDNGQHILDVRGLLILDPLGFESEVNQWPGVVTVGVFAHQKADVCLIGTADGVRTLSY, from the coding sequence ATGACCCAGGACGAATTGAAGGCCCTCGTGGGCCAGGCTGCGCTGGACTACGTGGTGCCGGGCGAAATCGTGGGCGTGGGCACCGGCTCAACGGTGAACAAGTTCATTGACGAGCTGGGCCTGATCAAGGACCGCATTGCGGGCGCAGTGTCGTCGTCAGAGGCATCCACGCGGCTGCTGAAGGCGCAGGGCATTCCGGTGTTCGACGCCAATCAGGTGGGCGAGCTGGCGGTGTACATCGACGGCGCGGACGAGATCGACCCGCGCGGGCACCTCGTCAAAGGCGGCGGCGCCGCGCTGACGCGCGAGAAGATCGTCGCCGCGCAGGCGCGCCGCTTTGTCTGCATCGCCGATGAATCGAAGCTGGTGGATGCGCTGGGGCAGTTTCCGCTGCCTGTGGAAGTGATTCCGATGGCTGCGCAGCGCATCACGCGGCAGTTTGAAAAGCTGAACGGCCTGGCCACGCTGCGCCTGAAGGACGGCAAGCCCTTGGTAACCGACAACGGCCAGCACATCCTGGACGTGCGCGGCCTGCTGATTCTGGATCCGCTGGGCTTCGAGAGCGAAGTGAACCAGTGGCCCGGCGTCGTCACCGTGGGGGTATTCGCGCACCAGAAGGCCGACGTCTGCCTGATCGGTACCGCCGATGGGGTGCGTACGCTGTCGTACTGA